The following is a genomic window from Antechinus flavipes isolate AdamAnt ecotype Samford, QLD, Australia chromosome 3, AdamAnt_v2, whole genome shotgun sequence.
tCTCATATGAGGGAGAGGTTGCTGTCTTCAATAAGAGTAATGTTAGAATGGCCTCTGATAAATTCCTGAATCTTCAGAATTTCTGGGGTCAGCAGTGGAGAAACAAGATTGTTATGGAATCAAACACtaaatgttttaaattcattcatttaggCTATCAAAAGGAAGAGCAGCAAATCTCTTTAATGAGCTCAGTTTAATCTGAGATTGTCTACCTATGGGTATTCAAGAAGGCAAGAATTCCAGGAActtcaatttaattgaattttttagtTCCACAAATTACTTTGGAGAAAATACTAGCTCTTCTTCACTAAACTTGAATTTTTTAGCaatatttgaatttcatttgataaaataataGTAAACTACTTTTAGTTCTGCCAATATGTGCTTCTAAAATATCCAGTtcaatccttccttctttcttttcttcctttccttcctcctctgtcttctacgttcctttctcccttcctccttcctcccattcaCAGTTTCTGTGATTCCTTGGAGAAAAAACTCTCTTTCCTGGCCATTACTTCTGAAATCTTAGATCCTTTGTCCCCTAGGACAATATCTGGGACTTAGCAAATGCTTAGTAAGCCTTTCCTCcgtttctcccttctttctttctttctcttttttttttctcttgttccctccttccattcaattttctctttcccagTCAACATGACCCTAGGTTGtacaattatttattatatatcattgtTTCTTAACATCATACCATTCTGGTTACTTTATTActcctctgaaaattatctggtTTGATGAGATTTTTCTTAAAGTATGTTTTCCAAAGCCAGacaaaatattcaacaaaactctattattaataataaccaaAAAGTAGTGTGGTATAGTTCAggccttcttaaattttttccatctaCTATCATTTTTATCCCAAGAAACTTTTACTCAATcctagatatgtaaatatataaaataagtataaaaatcaaacattaacttgtaacaaatcataaagaaatttattttaaaataattctttgttataCATACGAGTTTatcatttgttaaatataaaaGATGTCTTCTTGTTGATTTCTACATAAAGAGTTAAATCTTGAGGAAATATTTGAACATGCAGAACACAGAGCATCTTCAATATTTTTCAGAGTTaattgatattttgatattttgagaACTCCACATTCAATTATTTGACTACActcaaagtttaagaagctttgatatagAGGATAGCAAAATTTCCTTTGAATCAGAAACACTTGGGTGGCTTTGGTTCTAGTTCTTCCTTGGACACAAATTGATTGAAGGATTGTCATCTGAACTATCAATTTCAGACAACTCatgaatataaatgttaattaataagTTACTATCGTCACGGAATGAGTTTCAACCCTATAATGTAATGTTTTGATAAAATGACAGAAATCTTCTTACATGTTTTGTAGTCTATAACACtaacaataaaaacatatttgGCAGCCATCCTACTAAGgaacataaaatataaagacaGGTATTTGGTAGGACTATTTGATAGGACTCCTACTTCTGATACTTCCATCAGGAGCCAAGCAGAATAAATCTTTCTTTATCCTTATTGAAATgacaaaacttaaaatatttgaagagagcTAACTTGGTTCACCACCTCTGATATTTCATGACCCATTTTAAAATTCCCTTAGTTTTCTTAGCAAGAGGGTAGATGGCCTAATATTTATGATGTTCAACCCTCATTTCCCTTATCAGGGTCTTTCTAAATGATCATTACCAAAATCACCATCACAGCAGTAtctaaaataagtaataaatattaattgattcaGGTTCTACTCCCTTTCAATGTCGATTGAATTGACAACTCAATttgtcaaatgaggaaactcatttACAAGATCATCTTGGATTTGCCATCGATATCCCTAGAttcctatcattttcttttctgttacagGTTGGGAGATTCTCTTTTTGAATGATATCTTCTCAATTCATCAtgtcatttttgtcaaataaaacaATCACATCTCTGACATTTCTGCTCACTGGAATTCCTGGCCTGGAAACTGTTCACACCTGGATCTctgtttccttttgctttctctgGGCCATTGTCATCTCTGGCAATAGCATGATCCTATTCATCATCACTACCAGTCGAAGCCTTCATGAGCCCATGTGCTATTTGCTTTCCATGCTATCAGCCACTGACATGTGCCTGTCCCTCTCCACTCTGCCCACTACTCTTGGTGTCCTCTGTCTTAATATTCAAGAGATTGGTTGGAATGCTTGCCTTAGCCAAATGTTCTTCATTCATTCCCTCACTATCATGGAGTCCTCGGTGCTCTTGGCCATGGCCTTTGATCATTACATTGCTATCTGTAACCCATTGAAGTATGCAAACATCCTCACTCCAACCAGAATCATACAGATTGGACTCATTATAATGGGACAGGAGGCTCTGATCATGATTCCCCTTCTTGTGCTTCTAAAGCGCTTGTCTTTCTGTAGAGATAATATTCTTTCTCACTCCTACTGCTACCATCCTGATATGATCAAATGTTCCTGCTCCAATATCAGGGTCAACAGCATCTATGGACTTTTGGGGGTCCTCTCTACATTTGGTTTGGATGCTCCTTTGATTGGTGTCTCCTATGTGCTGATTATTCATTCTGTGTTCAGCATTGCCTCCCCAGAGGAGAGGTACAAGGCTTTTAGCACCTGCATTTCCCACATTATTGTTGTGGCTATCTTCTATATCCCTCTCATTGGACTGTCTGTTGTTCATAGGTGGGGAAAGAAGGCACCCCCATTTGTTCACACCATGATGTCTGATGCTTTCCTTCTTCTGCCCCCTGTACTTAACCCAATCATCTATGGTGTGAAAACCAAGCAGATCCGCAAGGCAATcatcaaggtttttctgaaaaaaggTTACTGAAATTGAGACTTAACATGTATGAGTGTGCTCATgtcagaaaaagaacaattgtCAAGTATCTTGGGTGGAGGTCAGTTCAAAAAACCTCTCCTTCCAAAAGCTTTTATTCAATTTAGATTCCACCCtgataaatattaataatggAATCTTGGGCTCTCTAAGATTGCTTCTGTTCTCAAGAGGTTTATCTGGAAAAATGAACATGGTTAGccagaaaaaggtgaaaaattaaGCATGGAATTGACCAACAGCCTaaggtttttaaatatttggtcaaTTTGGTTCCCAAAAAAATGAAGTGAGTGAATTTAATGTTGGCTGATTCATTCAAAAAACtagaatttaataaacattagtTTAGAGCCCATGATGTGcagcaataaaaatcaaatgtctGGCAACCACAAAGGAGTAGTTATATCCTTAAGAAATCTATCCtataattctggacaagtcacttatgaACCTGGAAGAATTAtgctaaaaatgaaatagaataaagtGGGAGAAACAGGAGAACAATGTAAAGAATAACAacagtattataaaaataatcaactatgaataaaataattctgttCAATATAGTGATCCACCACATTTCCAAAGAATTGTTGATGAAAAATGAGTCTCACCTGTAGAGAAAACACTGATGGACTTAGAATGCAGGAAGAAgtatatttatttcctctttatttctcttatttttcatttgtttggaacatgactaatgtgaaaaaaaaagttttgtgtggcatcatatatatataatggttaTCATATTCTATTCTCAATGGGTGGGAAAAGGATCAAAGGagggaaataatttgaaactaaaaagaaaaaaaaagaaaaacattaaaagaaaggcTATTAATCAATAAGTTTTTTGAAGAGCCAGATGTTGTAAACTTGGAGATAATTAGAACAAAATCTTTAAGAAGAGACACTTATCCAGATTTTCAATAGAATCCACAATGACAAGTAGGAAAAAGATGGCTTTGAGTCTTGCAGGGCAGGACAGAAAAGATTGAAATTCCCTGCATTGGGTTGGGGAaagtcacaaatttttttcttgtgaaggCAAGAAAGACCAACTTCCAAGTGCTCTGCTGCTGATATTCCTTCACTTTAAACATCTGTATCTAGAAAACAATCACTTTACGATGTGTCTTTATACATGTGTTTAGGTTGGAACaacatggaaaatgaatgggatgaattgtGATGAAATCCTTTAGAGACTGTATGAGAATAAGACTTTGTGAATGCAAGGGAGCCTTTCAGCTTTGTACCTTGCAGTGGGGGAACTCATTTGGGGACATGGATTAAAACatgtgaaataaaaaacaataaaaacaccTAGAGAGTTTTTATAATAACCATTCTATGAAGTAGAAAGTGTGTTTTGTATGAAATTTATGGATGAAGGAAATGAAGTTGTAGAGACTAAGTAACATGGTCAAAAATCTGGCAAATGTTGGGGGCAGCATTCAAGTTCATGCTTCTTCTCAATTCAAATCTAGGATTCTTTCCATTAGTTATGATTCATCTGACAGGGAAGACAGCTTCAGATGTTTTATTTACACTGGAAGCTTTAGTGCTCCAGGATGTCAGATGGGGGAGTATGAATttcttaggaaatttttcttttgtttcaagttttatttatagctttatacaaattcaagtcattcccaaattgacCTCTGACCATCTTCTGCTCCAATCCAACAAGTGTTTGCTtgcacacacccacacacacatacagagatgCTAGGGAACCTAAAAACAATAATGTTAGGGAACAGAATAACAAGAATCTGCATAAATCTTGAGACACTTCATCGTGTATCTTGCACACAATGCCCCACTTGCATAGGCAACAAGTCTGTGCAAAGACAAGTCTTGGGCAGACCTGACCCTTGTGGTCTTTGGCTGGTTGGATCTCGGTCAGCTCACTCTTGGGAATGGATATTGAGGCCTCGGGTGTGAGTTCTGCCTCACTGGCTAAAGGTCTGGGGCACACACCCTGTAGGCACGCCAGGACAGGCATTGAGCATGGATCAGATCGAGATCGCCCCCACCGTCCCAGGAGCTGAGCTCCTGGATACACAAGCTAAACGCATACTTGTTGCTGGGGCATGTTGGCAAGGGAGATGAGAGGAGTATAAGTACAGGgcagcagagggagagagaggaagcagaaagaagggacaagatgatgtaaccaagcaataaagcttCCCTAACTGCATAAGTGGTGTCAGACTGCTCTGTCATATCCAGAGACGTCTGAAGGTCCGAGAGGTGATGATAATTGTGGGTAAGTGCGCAGACTCCAGCTGGTGTCAGCAGGTCTGCACTAGCTGAGGACCCCAACACAGAGACTTCTCTTATatcaggaaaaactaaaaatggaCTAACCTCACCAACATGGGTCAATATATACAACATTTCACAACTATACtcctacattttaatttttttattattttggtaaaCTTAATCATAATCAAAAGCAAATGTTTTAATATGTGAAGAACCAAAATAGAATCATGTGTGAATTCATAAATTTTATAACATATGGATGTTTAATATATAACACTACCATAACAAAATTTCCTTGTGCCTTTAAAGAAGTCATCATAAAGGAGATAAAATGACCTAGGCTTTGAAGGATATCTAGGAGTTAGCCATTTGAGAGATGATTCATTCaaagtcttttaaaaacttttctaggTGTAGGggatagagaaaagagataatattttgatatgagaaaagagaacatagaaaaaagtataaattctGGAAAGAGCATGATATGTTTGTAAGACATTGATTATTCTGTCCTTCTGGAAAAAGGAAAGGTAGGAATGGGTCAGATTACAAAAAGTCAGTGTTCCAAGAAAAGTAGATGAGAATTATAATACTCAACAGAGAAGCAAGAATAGAAGGACATTCACAGAGGAGAGAAGGACTGTTTGTCCTAGTTaggaaataaacatttccttAGTATTAGTTGGAATTGTATAGATTATTATTCCATCTTTGTCATTATAAAGAGCAAGTTTCAAggcagaaaataaatataaggattTCCTCTGCAGTTGTAAGAGGAGTCTGGACTTTGGAAATCTGGACAACAAAGAAAACTTCAACTGAAGGAGAAAGAGACTGAAAAATTGTTGGACTTTCATGTCATATTGTCAGAAAAGGTCAGAACTGTgaccaaatgaaaataaaaatgacacaaAAGTTGTATTACTCTGAAGTCTATGTTTGGAGGTTTCCTTCTCAAATAATCTTAGTTATAGACAGACTGAGAAGTTGATTAAATGATATTAGGGTCCATTTCAATCCAACAATTCCATActcattagatttttatttttatttttttgtttttttaatatagttgCTAATAAGCTGGTTTCCAAAAacccatttttttctagtttatattaaagggaagaaaagatggatCTATTTTGGAGCCAGGGCAAGCTAAGGGTTTCAGGAAGTCTGGTGGCTTACTTGAACAGGAGGAGCAGGATGAGTAGAATGAGAAAGATGATATACTGCTAACAGCTCAAAGATATAGGCATTGAACAGATACCCACCAAGTAAGATGGGTAAGAATGCTGCATATGACTTTGATTTCTGCaaccttataatatagttttaagtctagtatagctaggccaccattttttgcatttcttttcattaattcccttgaaattcttaaccttttgttattccagatgaattttgtcattttttgtagCTCTATAAAGAAATTTCTTTGCATTAGCTTGCTTGGCATTTAAtaggtagattaatttaggtagaattgtcatttatatCATATTAACTCAGCTACACATATGGACTTCatattttccaaatgtttagatctaactttatttgtgtgaaaagtgttttgtatttgtgttcagATAGTTCTCCATAACTAACTGTTGTTGAGggattatgtatgtgtgtgtgtgtgtgtgtgtgtgtgtgtgtgtatgtgtgtttcatATTAACTGTCTTTTTTGTTGATTTAGTAAATATCCCCTTTTGAATTCCTACTTAAAGCTCTTTGACTATCAACAATTGATAGTCTTTTGGTTGGGAGGAGGGAAACACCTATGGGAGTTCCTTTATTGTTGCTGTAGTTgcttttcaatcatttcttaatcatgtccaactctttgtgaccctatttggggttctcttggcaaagatactggactgattTGCTATGTTTTTCTCTAGCTTGTTTTACAGTTGAGATACATGAGGCCAACAGTTAAGTGACTGGTTCAGGATCACAAAGCTCTAGCATGTGTCTGAGacaaggtttgaactcaggatagTGAGTTTTCCTAACTTTAAGCATAGtatttgaagaattttaaaacagTCAACAGAAGTGGTAAGTAttgtgggccagaacttgaaataaagtgctaagtcagtggaattgatagagacaatagttatctaatttagcatggtgcttaacagttctctaattcagtacatgtacttagtacttactatagttctacaagattcacacctttgaaaAGAGAACCTATATAAGCTAGGATCATCAGTCaggtcagggagattcagaagctaGAGAAGGCAGGCGGGAGTTCAAGCTCTCAGAACTGAGGTCAGACTGATAGGCTTTCCAGAAagttgcccagccccaggaaggagataataaaagatctagactataagaaagctaaccgggccgccagaaaggagacaaaacttggaaagagacaataaaggttTTGGACCTTAACCCCCGGCTACTCATGTGGTAATGAACTGAAACGAGGGCTGCCTCtagagatcccaagaaaaccccaacaagagaagattatattttagagagaatattacaggtAAGcgtgaaatagatttgggagagaaaTAGATAATAGATTATATAAAAAGAGTATAATAGAGATTCAATATGTGAGGAAAAAGGAATTATATTACAAGCATCTATAACAggtttaaaggagaaaaagttagcaaggaaaggaatCAACTGTTAACAATGAACATGGGGAAAGAtaagtggaactcacaattaccagGTACCATTAAAGGGAATATACCATGAGGTGGGAGCACACCATTGATTGGCAGGCAAAATCCATAGAAAAATTCTGTAGAGTAACACAAAAAGGGGATTACACCACAGACTCACAGGCtaatcctaaaagggatttagcaccctaaaatagttaatataataatagcattccatAAGGTGTTGGGGTAAGGTGGTGGGTGAAAAAAAAGGCACCATGACAGGGGGAAGATATGGTTGGCTAATTCTAAAGGGGATTTCGTAAAAATCCACAGTACAAGGGCAAATGCAACCTGGGGTTTGACCTCATAACTGGCTTTCTGATTGGAAACATTAAGATGGGATTTATAAAGACCTTCTCCTGAGGTGGGACTGTGAGAAAAGTTCACCTGAACAAAAGGTCTACTTAAAAGCAAAAGGCTTGCTTAAGGTTGAGATGATGACATCAGTGCCCTTCCTTTTTTACTCCTAAAAGTATTATATTCCTATCAGTGTCTCTTGCATTTTCTGAAAAGGCCCACCTAGCTATGGAGGATCTCATCAGTATTCTCTTCACCACATCAACTAGTTGTCCCTTGATTTCCTTGATGTTGCTTCGAGTCCTGCACCCAGCAAGTATAGGcaatgttattaaatatttgtctTCCACATTTAGAATCACCTCACTTCTAATCtgtctctcctggttcttcaagcttccttcaaatctcaaatAAGATCACACCTTCCTGAAGAATTTCTATTTAGTTTAAGTATTTAGCACCACCCATCCCTGCCACCTCACACaattggttttctttcctttcacatgTAACTTTCCCTATCAACTTCTGAATACTTCTCCAGTTGGATACATTTCTACAGCCAAAACTCAATGAGCCTTTTTTAAAGCCCTCCCTTGGCTGGCCAGAAATCACTATGCACTTCATCTAGTTGCAACAACCCATCTAGATGTAGTGGAGTAGATCCAGCCTTTAATGAGATCATATTCCAATACACCATCCTCTGAAATGCAGAGAAACTGGCCTCCTAAGTCTTCCCACAGAGAGACTTCCATCTAAGCCTATAAAACATCGTAATTATTTATCATGTAAACTTGCCAGTCTCCCTGGTCACTTGTGCTTTCAGTATGGGAGAGGTTCTTGTTTAGATTGTTTAGAATGTTACCTACATCATCACTATCTTCCAGAAGGTTTTCCTAAAGTGTGACTTGGAAGTATTCCCTGCCTCAAACCCAATTCTAATTCCTTCTGCTGCCTTTCAAGTCTCCATTTCCCTATCATAGTTCACTTCCTTGTAGAGTTGGATGGATCTTGAAAGCTCACTGTTGGTGAATGAGCATGTGGGTCAGCCCACTGTAGGTGCATGGGAAAAATGACTACATTTCCTAATGCTTGTGTCCATCTGTATGGTCTCTCATAGAACACATCTGGCTGATTTACCCCAACCTCACCTCTTTCAACCTATATCCTATATTAGGTACTCCTAATTCCTCCTTTCATGATACCCCCTCTTGGGGCCTTGATAAATCCTAAGGATGTCCAATGTCTGACCTACCACACCACAAAGCAAATTCCTGCCCCCTTTTCCACCTTTACCCTCCTACTCATTTCCAGAGCCTCCATATTTCAGAGAACATGTCCTCTGGGGGGTTTCTAGTCCCCATCTTTTTACTTCCTTCCTACCATCTCTCTCCAAGTATGGTGGAATAAACCAGAgcttcttattcttttccctctgGAGACCCCTTTTCTCTGGAATAAATTTTACATGAATCTGGGTATATTGATATACaaggcaaacatttattagtaaATCATTATTTCATAACCACTGCATTTAGTTATGAGACCAAATATGGACTTGAGAACTATAGTTTAAGAAAACTTGCAAACATTCACCTTAGAAAGGAGGGGATTGACTATGGACAAAATCATCCAGAAAGTACAGCTGTTGAGAGATTCCTGGTCTAAGCAAGTTAATCTCAGCAAGTTCTTCCAGAAGAACGAAGATGTATAAATCGTGCAGGACTGGTGTGATGGCAAAAACACGAAAGCCTCTTGAGGGACGAAATTTCTGAATCATCTCAGACAAGCATTGCAAAATGCTCAGCCGAAGTCCAGGGGCCACCACTTTCAAGATTAACAAGATATCTTTCAGAGGATCTGTCTCTGAGTCTGCTGAGTCTGCATCTTCTAGGAATTGGATCAGATTCTGTACATAAATTTTCAGGGTCACCAGCTGTAGCCTGACGAGCAAAGGCTGCAATTGGCTGAGGGAGGCCCTGAGATCATGCAGGATCTCCTTAAAATGCCCCAAAGCAATGACGTCTTGCTCTTGTAGGGACTGCTGTTCCTCCAAAGAAATCAGGGGAATTGTGGTCAGCATTTCTTGATGAATGTCATGCAGAAATTCCAAATAATCCAAAAAGTCTTCTCCTTCCAGTGCCATCAAGCTCTCCTGCAGAGCTTGAAGCTTTTCTATCAAGGTCATTCTCAAGTTCTCTCCTTGTTCTTTGTCTTACACGTCTCTTCTATAACTGCTCCTTCTGCTCCTTCTCcacttcccctttttccttcttccagacAATCAGAGAGAATTGCTTGGGTTCAGCTCCTGGAATCAGAATGAGTTTGGCGTTCTCAAAAGGAGACAATTCTTAGAGATAAAGTGGGCAGGCCACTGGAGCTCAGCCAATGAAAGGCAGGCTGGCTTAAAGTCCCCTCCTCTACAGCTGAGTTCTCACCTCACAGAAAATGTGAGCATTTGGGGAGTGGGAAGACTTAGGAGGTCAGCATCTACAAACTTGCCCCACCTCTTCCTGATCGTGCCCTTCCTCCCCCAGAGCCAAGTAGGACAAAACTGGAGGCTGAACACAAGGGATTGTTGTTATGCCATGCTCAGAGCCCAGCTTCCTTGCTAAAACTTAGTTCTCACAAGGTCAGTGGAAGTCAACAGCTAAGCTTATCTTGggattttatcttctactacATTGTAGTGAGTACTTTAGTAGTGTGTGTTTAGTGTCCACAGTTTTtggaaacttaaattagaaaaatgcaaaaaaaaagaaacttaaataagaaaaaaaaaaaaaggaaattgaatctaaggttagaaaaaagggaaaattaaaaaaaaaagaaggggaaaatcaaaAGTTTGTAAGGAAGTCATAAATTAGAATGAAACACAAGGTAAAATGTAATCAGGAGTGTGGACTCTAACACAAAAGGGGAGGGAAGATGTAATCAGAGGTTAAGACTCAGCAGTCATGAGTGGAGGGAAGATATAATTCAAACTGTGTGCTCAGAAAACTCAAATGGAGAGAAGATGTAATTAAGAGTGGAGACTCACCTGGAAGCATTAAACTTCAGATTCTAACCTTTGTAGTACCCAGTGAATGGGAAATCAAGAGAGGGACTTGGAGTTTTTTGaatgacaaagaataaaagactTGTTTACTAATTGCATGCCTGCCTATTCTATAAGACTCTTGTTCCTGTACCTGTGTAAGGAAATGGACTTTTAACTTCATCCCTCCTGAGGACAATAGTTATTTCTCAGATTATTGAGTTCAAAATGCTTCCTGCTCTCCCCCATATCTGTCGTGGTTCGACATTCTGCCCTGTGCTTCATGCTTGTCCATATTATCAAATGTAACCAGAGATCATCTCTTCTGTTGTGAGACagcttttcccatttcttctttaaaaaaaaaaatcatttttggcaGGATACAGACTCTACacaatgacttgtccagattcaaAATCTCAAGACTCACTTCAGAGAGTTTTCTCTACTAACTAAACTAGTTAAAACTAACTAaactaaattaaactaaaaag
Proteins encoded in this region:
- the LOC127557425 gene encoding olfactory receptor 51F2-like, whose protein sequence is MSFLSNKTITSLTFLLTGIPGLETVHTWISVSFCFLWAIVISGNSMILFIITTSRSLHEPMCYLLSMLSATDMCLSLSTLPTTLGVLCLNIQEIGWNACLSQMFFIHSLTIMESSVLLAMAFDHYIAICNPLKYANILTPTRIIQIGLIIMGQEALIMIPLLVLLKRLSFCRDNILSHSYCYHPDMIKCSCSNIRVNSIYGLLGVLSTFGLDAPLIGVSYVLIIHSVFSIASPEERYKAFSTCISHIIVVAIFYIPLIGLSVVHRWGKKAPPFVHTMMSDAFLLLPPVLNPIIYGVKTKQIRKAIIKVFLKKGY